Genomic DNA from Thermobifida alba:
GGCCCACCTGCCGCTGTACGCCGGACGCCGGATGGTCGACGCCGCACCCACCAGCAGCGCCGCGATCGCCGCACACTACCTGAGCTACCTGGAGCACGCCGGCGACTCGCTCGCCCGGATGGTGCGCACCCTGGGCGACCGTCCCGGCCTGCCCGCCCTGGTGCACTGCGCCGCGGGCAAGGACCGCACCGGCGCCGCGGTCGCGCTCGTACTCGCGGCGCTCGGCGTGGACCGCGACGACGTCGTCGCCGACTACGCACGCACCAGCGAGCACCTCGGCGCCATCCACGCCCAGCTCAGCGGGGTCCCCGCCTACCAGCAGCGGCTCGCGGCCATGCCGGAGGAGGCGTTCAGCGCCTTCCCCGAGACCATGGAGGTCTTCCTCGACCGGCTCGCCGCCGAGTACGGCGGAGCCCGCGGCTACCTGCGCGACCGCGGCGTCACCGCCGAGGAACTGCACCGGCTGGCCGAGGCCCTGGTGGAGTAGCCCGTCCTCACGTGGGGGCCAGCGGCTGCCCGCCCCGGGCGCTCAGCGGAGCGGCGATGTCCTCCAGGGAGCGGCGGGCCGCCTCCACGCCGATGAAGATCTCCACGATCCCCGCGGCGATCATCAGGCCCGCACCCAGGTAATAGCCGAACGCCACCTGGCCCACCTCGCCGCTGCCCACCAGCGCGCCGAACAGGCCGGGGCCGAGGATGCCGCCCAGCGCGGTGCCGGTGGCGTAGAACAGGGCGATGGCCTGGGGGCGGGTCTCCATCGGGAAGATCTCGCTGACGGTCAGGTAGGCGGAGCTGGCGCCCGCGGAGGCCACGAAGAACACCACGCACCAGCACAGGGTGAGCGTGACCGCGCCCAGCAGTCCGTTCTGGAACAGCAGCCCGGTGCCGACCAGCAGCAGCCCCGAACCGATGTAGGTGCCCGCGATCATCGGTTTGCGGCCCAGGGAGTCGAAGAGGGGGCCCAGCAGCACCGGGCCGAGGAAGTTGCCCAGCGCCAGCGGGATGATGAACAGCGGCGCGAGTCCGGAGGGAACGTCGAAGAACACGGTGAGCACCAGCGCCTGGGTGAAGAACACCGCGTTGTACAGGAACGCCTGCCCCGTGAACAGGGACAGGCCCAGCACGGTGCGCCGCGGATAGGTGCGCACCATGGTGGCGGCCAGCTCCCGGAACGTGGTGGTGTCGCGCTGGTGGAGGGTCAGCACCCGGCGGGGGTCGATCGACGGCAGCCGGTCGGTGTGGGTCTCGGAGGAGACCTCCGACTCGATGCCGCGCACCACCCGTTCGGCCTCCTCGGTGCGGCCGTGGATGACCAGCCAGCGCGGGCTCTCCGGCACGATGCGCCGCACCACCAGGATGACCAGTCCCAGCACACCGCCGATCGCGAAGGTGGCCCGCCAGCCGATGTCCTCGGGCAGGAGGTCGGGGTTGAGCAGCGGGTAGGCCATCGCCGCCCCGGCCGCGGCGCCCAGCCAGTACGACCCGTTGACCATCAGCGCGATCCGGCCGCGCAGCCGGGCGGGCATCATCTCGTCGATCGCCGAGTTGATCGCCGCGTACTCCCCGCCGATGCCGAAGCCGGTGAAGAACCGGCACGCGTAGAACCACCACACGTTGGGGGCGAACGCGGTCAGCACCGTGGCCACCAGGTAGACGCCCAGGGTGGCCAGGAAGATCCTGCGGCGGCCGTACTTCTCGGTCAGGTGGCCGAAGAACAGCGCCCCCGAACAGGCCCCGACGATGTACACCGACGCGGCGAGGCCGACCTGCGCCTCGGTGATCGCCAGACCGCTGCCCGGTTCGGTGATGCGCGACCCGATCGCGCCGACGATCGTGACCTCCAGGCCGTCCAGGATCCACACGCTGCCCAGGCCGGCCAGGATCAGCCAGTGCCAGCGGGCCCAGGGCAGGCGGTCGAGGCGAGCGGGGATGTCGGTGGTGACGCTGCTCATAACGCATGCCCCTGACCGGGTGAGCGCCACCCAATCCCGGTTTGGCGGGGGTTTGGACGAAGCCGGGCAACTCCTTGACGGACGCGCGTCGCGGAGCGGAGGGGCAATGGCGAAGAAACCGCAAAACCCCGGAAAAAGGGGTGGATGCGGCGGGGGTGGGGGTAGCCGGGGGAGCGCCCGAGTCCGTCCGACGAGGAGAGGCCATGAAGCTGGAGAACCCCAGGGATCTGTTCATCCACGAGATGTCGTCGATGTACACCGGTGAGAAGAAGATCGCCGAGATGCTGGACGAGGTGTCCGGCAAGGTCGACGACGACAAGCTGATGCAGATGCTGCGGGAGCACAAGCAGGAGACGCAGCAGCAGATCAAGAACCTGGAGCAGTGTTTCCAGGCGATCGGCGAGTCCCCGCAGGACGTGCCCTGCGCCGTGGTCGACGCGATCCACCAGGAGTTCCGTCAGTTCGCCGGCATGAACCCGTCGCCGCAGGTGCTGACGATGTTCGCGCTGGCCGGGGCGGACAAGATCGAGCACTTCGAGATCGCCGCCTACCGGGGGCTGGTCAACAAGGCGATGCTCATGGGCGAGACCACGTGCATGCAGCTGCTGGAGACCAACCTCCTGCAGGAGGAGGAGACCGCGGGCAAGCTGGAGCGCTACGCCAACGAGATGGGGCGCAAGGCGCTCGCGACAGCCTGATCCGCGATCCGCGCGGGGCGGCGGCCGCCGCGGCCGCCGCCCCGTCGCGTGCGCGTGTCCGCGCCGCGGTCAGCTCCCCCGGTTCTCACCCGGTTCCTCCGCCGTCCGCGTGTCGGCGCGTTCCTGTGCCCCCACCGGGTCGCGGCTCCAGTCCGCGAGGTCCTCCGGCAGCGATTCGGCCATCTCCTGGCCCAGGACGGGCGAGGCCAGCGCGAGTTCGGACACCACGGCCCGGGCCAGTCGCAGCCCGTGTTCGGGCGGGCAGTGCAGCTCCTCGCTCACCTGCTGGGCCAGGTCCCCGGATGCCCGGGCGGACGCGGCCTGTCCGCGGTCCAGGTCCTCCCAGAGCGACTTGGGCAGCTCCCGGCGCAGGTCCCTGCGGGCCTCCGGAGCCAGCCGCGGGGACAGTGAGGCGACCACGGCGTGCACCGCGCGGCGCGCCTCCTCGCTGTCGGCGACCTCCTCGCGTGCGGCGACACGGTCGATGAGTTCCTGGTGTGCGATCAACGGCCTCTCCTCTCCACGGCGGCGCCCGGGCGGCCGCGTGCCGCGGAGCCGACAGCGGCTCCGCGGCACACCGGCGGGCCGGGCACCGCCTGCCGCGGCGGCGCTCAGCCCGTGCTGCCCGCGAGGGTCAGTTGGCGCAGGTCCTCGGGCAGGCTGTGGCGGACCTTGTCCATGGTCCTGCCGGTGGTCGCCTCGTTGAGGACCTCGAACACCACCCGGGCGATGTGCGCCGCCTTGGGGTCGTCGGTGTGCGCGCGCTGTTTGACCCGGGCGATGAACTCGTCCTGGCCGAACCGGTGCCCGTGCTCGGAACCGGGCTGCGCGGTGATGCGCAGCACGTGCTCGCTGATCTCCCGTGGCAGTTGTGCGGCCAGGTCGTTGGCGAGATCGGCGGGGATCCGCTCGGCCAGTGTCTCCAGCGTCGCCCGGGTGGCGGTCTCGGCCGACCCCCGGCTGTCCAGTCGGGCCCGGGCCTGGACCTGTCCGATGAACGTGTCGTGCTGCATTGCTCTCCCCCGTGTGCGTGTCGAAAGCGGTGGGATCCGTCCGCGCCGCGGACCCCCGTCCCACGGCACGAATGACTCGCCTGCCTCCGCCCCCTACCAAAAGCACAGGGGAATATGCGGATTTTGGTGGCTTTTGGGGGGTGGTGCCCGTGGGCTCTTGCTGTTTCCGGCCAGAAGGAGGTGAAACGGACGGCCGGTGGGTGGGGCGGCGGAAGAATGCCGCCCCGGCGGGACCTCCCGCGGCCGTGCCGTGGCACGGCCCCCGGCCCGCCGCCGGGGCGCCGCACCCCGCGCCCGGCGACCCGTGTGCAGAGCCGAGAGGGCAGAACACGACGGCTCCTTCCCCCACTCCGGCCGCGCAGCGGAGAACGGCCGCGTGCGGCGGCCCCGGCCTCGGCCGGTACCGGGCCGGAGGGATCCCCGAGCGGCAGCCCCTGCTCGACGGGGGCGCGCTGCCCCGGAGCCCGGCGAGGACGCCCCGCCCACGGAGAAGAGCGGGGGGACGGTGCTCCGGGCGGCCGTCGGACACGCTCGGGGGTTCTCCGCCGACACCGCCGCCGCGCGCCCCGAGGCCGACGCGACCCGCGCGGAGGAGGTGCAGCCCGCCTGCACCGTCACCGACCGGGGAGTGGAGGTGCCGTGGAGCACCGAGGTCTCCGGCGGGTTCCCCGTCACCTGCAACGCCAGGGCCGCGGCGGGGCCCGCGGCCGCCCACGACGTCGTGGAGGACCCCGCCCGCCACGACGCCGGCGCGGAGTGCGTCCGCCGCGGCACGGACGAGGGGGGAGCTGGCCGGCCCCGACCACGAGGACGGGGGCAGCGTCGGCCACCGGGCCGCCGAGGACGCCCGGGGAAGCCCGGGACGCATCCCCTCCTCGCTCCCGGGGCCGGAGGAACACCACCCCCGACCCGCTGCTGTGACAAAGTTCACGGAAGAAGAGGGAATGCGGGGGTGCACCCGACGATTCACGCTCTGTGTGAGCTACCTCTTCGAACCGATCAAGCTGCGCGACGTCCTCGTCCCCAACCGGGTGTGGGTCTCCCCGATGTGCCAGTACTCGGCCACCGACGGCGTTCCCAACGACTGGCACCTGGTCCACCTCGGACAGTTCGCCACCGGAGGGGCCGGACTGGTGATGGCCGAGGCCACCGCCGTGGTCCCCGAAGGGCGGATCAGCCCCGCCGACACCGGACTGTGGAACGACGAGCAGGCCGCCGCCTGGCGGCGGATCACCGACTTCCTGCGCGCCCAGGGCGCGGTTCCCGCCGTCCAGCTGGCGCACGCAGGCCGCAAGGCGTCCACCGCCGTGCCGTGGGAGGGGGAGCGGAGCGTGCCCGAGTCGGAGGGCGGCTGGCCCACGGTCAGCTCCACCGCCCAGCCGTTCGGGTCCCTCGCCGCGCCGCGCGCACTGCGCACCGAAGAAGTCGCCGCGCTGCCCGAGCGGTTCGCCGAGGCCGCCCGCCGCGCCGAGGCCGCCGGGTTCGACGTCGTGGAACTGCACTTCGCGCACGGCTACCTGGCCCACCAGTTCTACTCCCCGCTGGTCAACGACCGCACCGACGCCTACGGCGGCGGCTTCGACAACCGCGTCCGGCTGCTGCTGGAGATCACCGGGGCGGTGCGCCGCGTGTGGCCGTCCCACCGGCCCCTGTTCGCGCGGATCTCCGCCACCGACTGGGTCGAGGGCGGCTGGACCGGGGACGACTCGGTGCGCCTGGCCCGGCTGCTCGCCGAACGCGGCGTCGACCTCATCGACACCTCCACCGGCGGCGCGGTGCCCAACGCCCCCATCCGGGTCCGCCCCGGCTACCAGGTGCCCTTCGCCCGGCAGATCAGGCTGGAGGCCGAGGTGCCCACCGGCGCGGTCGGCCTGATCACCGCCCCCGAGCAGGCCGAGGAGATCGTCGCCTCCGGTTCGGCCGACGCGGTGCTGCTGGGCCGCACCCTGCTGCGCGACCCGCACTGGCCGCTGCACGCCGCCGACCGGTTGCGCGCGGGCAACCTGTGGCCCCGGCCCTACGAGCGCGCCCGCCTCGTCTGAACCGGCACACCCCGGCGGGGGCCGCGCCGCGGCCCCAGCCCCAGGGCTGTCAGGAAGCGGCGAGCCGACGGCAGGACTCGCGGTCCTCGGGCAGCCCCACCCGGCGCAGCCCCAGGGCCGCGTTGCCGACCCGCCCCCGCCACAGCGACTCGTTGGCGACCAGCGCACGCAGGTAGGCCCGCTGCGCGTCGGTGAGGTCGGCGCCCACCGCGGCACCGGACAGCGGCGTGGGGAAGGCGGCGCACAGCAGCGGACCCCAGTCGAAGTCGGCGGTGAAGGGACCGGCCACGGCGGCCACGGCGCACGCCGCCGGCAGCAGCCGAGCGAAGTCGTCCACCCGCTCCACCGCGGCCCGGACCAGCGTGAAGCGGACGTGGTGCGGAAACTGCGGCGGCCGGTGGGTGAACCAGGCGTCGGCGGCGGCCGGATCGGCCAGCGCGGCCAGGAGCTCCCCGACCGCGTCGGGGTCGCCGGCCAGCGCGGGGGCGAGCGCGGCGCAGGCCCGCACCGCCGGATCGGGATCGGCCAGGAAGGCGCGCGGGGCACGGCCCAGGTCGCCCAGCGCCAGCACCAGGCAGGCGCGCTCGTCGCGCCGCACCGCACGGCGGGCCGCCGCCGCGACCCGGTCGGCCAGGTCCTCCCTCCGGGCGGCGTCGCCGACGAGGACGGCCAGCGCGGCCGCCGCGTGCGCGGCGTGCATCCGGGTCAGCGGCTCACCGTCGGCCAGGTGGGGCACGACCGCGTCCAGCAGCACGGGGGCGGCGGCGCGGAGGTCGAGGACCGCGCGGGCCGTCAGCGCCTCGACGGCCCCGGACTCGCCCGGCCACGCCGCCGCGTCCCCGTCGAGGACCGCCTCCGGGGCCGCGTCGACCCGCTCTGGCGCCACATCGGCGGGGAAGGCCGCCGCGCGCAGTTCGGCGTCGTCGAGGTGCGGGCACCCCGCCTCGGCCACACCGGCGAGGAAGGACAGCAGCGCCGAACGCAGCGGGGCCCCCGCGTCCCCCGCGTCCCCCGCGGCGCCGACCGGGGCGGCCGCCGGACGGGACAGGGACTCCTCGGCGAGCAGCCCGGCGACGACCCGGGCCGCCGGGGCGGTGACCGGCCAGGGGGTGCCCTGGTGCACCACCGCGCTGCACAGGTGCTTCAGGGCCCGCCGCACGGCGTCGGCGTCGCCGTCGGTCAACGCGCGCAGGTGCGCGGGCGTGTCGTAGGCCGCCCCGTAGGCGTGGCAGAGCTTCGACCAGTCGACCTCGGCGGCCGCGTCCCAACCGGTGGTGTGCGTCATGGCGGCAGTGTGCCCGACACCGCCGACACCCGGCGGCGCACGGCGGCCGGCCCCCGGAGCGGCGCGGCCCCGGAACGGTGTTGCCGCAGCTCACCCCGATGATCGCGGTTTTGTCACCGGCTGCCCCTACGGTCTGCTGACGTGAGCGAACGATGGACCACCGACGACGTCTGGGCACTCGCCCCCGACGCGTCGTCCCGCAGGGCCGCGACGAAGATCGCCCGACCCACCTCCTGGCCGAGGCTGGGCTGGCGCGCCGCCGAGCCCGGGACCGACGCGCCCGGCGGCGCCGCAGCGGTGTGGGGCGAATGCAAGGGCAGCGGAGCCAAGCCGTACCAGGCCGCGGCGCACCTGGTCGGCCCCGGCGCGCCCGCCTACCGGTGCAGCTGCCCCAGCCGCAAGTTCCCCTGCAAGCACGTGCTGGCCCTGCTGAGCCTGTGGGCCGAGGGCGAGGCCGCCGAGGACGCGGGCCCCGACTGGCTCGACGAATGGCTGGCCAAGCGCACCGCCAAGGCGGCCGCACCCACGACCCCGAAGAAGGCCGGGCCCCCCGCCGACCCCGAGGCCGCGGCCCGCCGCGCACGGCAGCGCGAGGAACGGGTCGCCGAAGGGCTGACCGAGTTCCAGACCTGGCTGACCGACCAGATCGGCACCGGACTCGTCGACAGCCGCCGACGCGGCTACCAGAAGTGGGACACCGTGGCCGCCCGCCTCGTCGACGCCCAGGCCGGGCGGCTCGCCGAACGGGTGCGGGCCCTGTCCGGGGTGATCACCGCCGCCGACTGGCCCGACCGCCTCCTCACCGAGTACGCGCTGCTGCACCTGCTGTGCGTCGGCTACCGCCGCCGCGACGAACTGCCCGCGGGGCTGGGCGCCGCGGTTCGCGCCCGCGTCGGCCTCCCGCTGCCCGACCCCGACGAGACCGTCCGCGACCACTGGTACGTCCTGGGCCGCCACGACTTCGACGCCGGACAGCGGGTGCGCGGACGGCGGATCTGGCTGCGCGGCCGCGACACCGGGCGCACCGCCGCGCTGCTGTCCTTCGCCCACGGGGGGCGGGCCCTCGACACCCCGGCGCGGGTCGGCACCCTGCTCGACGCCGACCTCGCCCTCCACCCCGCGGAGAACCGCGCCGTGGTCGCCGCACGCCACGCCGAACAGCGCGTCGGCGCCCCGCCCGGCGGCTCCGTCGCCGACGCGCTGGACGACGTCTCCCGCGCCCTGGCCGACGACCCGTGGCGCGACGTGTGGCCGGTGGTGCTCGCCGACGCCGTCGTCGCCCACGACGACGGCTGGTGGATCGTCGACCCCTCCGGCGACGCCCTGCCGCTGCTCGTCGACGACGCCGGCTGGAAGCTGTTCAGCATCAGCGGCGGCCGGGGCCTCACCGCAGCGGGCGAGTGGACCCCCGACGGGCTGCGCCCGCTCACCGTGTGGGACGCCCGGGGACGGGCCGTTCCGGTCGCCTGACCCGCGTCCCGCCCGGCGACACCGCCCCCGACCCCCACCCGCCCGCTGTGCGCAGTGCCCGTGCCATCCCGAAAGGAAGCCACGTGACCGACCCCGACCCCTGGCCCGACCTCGTGTCGACGGCCCTGGTGGGTACCTCCCGGCGCGCCGTGCCGCCCACGCCCGGCCTGCCCGGGGCCAGCGGCGGCGACCCCGCCACCGCGCTGCTCGACCGCGCCGCCCTGGCCGCCGTGCGGCGCCGCGCGGGACAGCGCCCCCGCCGGATCGCCCCGCCGCCGCCCGCCCCGGACGAGACCGCACCCCTGATCGACGGCCCGGCCCTGGTCCGGCTGCAGTCGATCCTCGCCGGAAGGCACCCCGAGGTCCTGCCCGAATGGCTGGACCTCGCCGCCGCAACCGGCCGCCGGCTCCCCCCGGAGGTCCTGCCCGCGCTGCTCGACCGGGCCCGCAGCAACACGCAGGTCCGTCCCGTCCTGGCCCGCCTCGGCGGCGCCCGCGCCCGCTGGCTGGCCGAACACAACCCGGCCTGGCTCTTCTTCCTGGAGAGCGCCGACCCCGAGGAGACCGTCTTCGACCCCGAGGCCTGGAAGACCGGCACCCCCGCGCTGCGCCGCCTCCACCTCGCCGCGCTGCGCCGCACCGACCCCGCCGCGGCCCGCGACCTGCTCGCCCAGACCTGGACGCACGAACGCGCCGACCAGCGCCACGCGCTCCTGGCGACCCTGGAGACCGGACTGTCGGAGGAGGACGAACCGCTGCTCGCCACGGCGCTGCGCGACCGCACCCACCGGGTGCGCGTCCTGGCCGCGGTCCTGCTCATGCGGCTGCCCGGCAGCGACACCGGCCGCCGCCTGGCCGAGCAGACGGCCCGCCTGCTGCGCGTCGACGACTCGGGCGGCACCCGCAGGATCGTCGTCGACCAGCCCGGCGACGTCGACGCCGAGTTCACCTCCCTGCTCGACCCGGGGACCAAGAAGAAGAAGGAGAAGGACGAGCAGCAGACCCCCGCGGCGCGGGTGCGCCCCCTGCTGTCCCAGATCCCCCCGGCCACCTGGATCGGCCGCCTCGGCGACACCCCCCGACAGGTGCTGGACGCCGTCGCGGACCCCGAGGTCCGCAGCATCCTCGCCAACGCGGCGGCACTGCACGGCGACCTGGACTGGGCACGGGCGCTCCTGGACTCCATGACCCCGGCGGCGTTCGACCTCCCCGAGGCGGAGTGCCGGATGGCCGGCCTGCTGGCCCTGCTGCCCCGCGACGAGCAGCACGCCTGGGCGCTGCGCTGGGAGAGCGGGCGGCTCCACATCCCGCACCGCTTCGGCGCCCTGCTCGACGCACTGGACTTCCCGTGGAACAGGGAACTGAGCGAACGCATGGCCGACCGGCTGCTCGCCGAGGACCAGGACCCCCACCGCCTGTACCAGGTGCGCGAGCACGCCTCCCGGCACCTCGACCCCGGCCTGTACGAGCGCTTCGCCGCCGAAGGCGCTGGCAACCGCCGCCTCACCGACCTCGTCAACACCCTCAGATTCCGTCACGACATGCGCAAGGAGCTGACCTGACCATGACCGCCACCCCCGCCGTGCTGCGCCCCCACGCCGAACAGGCCTACGCCGAGGAACTCGCCGCCCTCGCCAAGGCCGACGACCGCCCCCGCCCGCCCGGCTGGAAGCTGTCGCCGTGGGCCGTCACCCAGTACGTCCTCGGCGCCACCCTCGACGACGGCACCGAGATCACCCCCAAGTACGTGGGCGCGCGCCGCATCGTCGAGGTCGCCGTCGCCACCCTGGCCACCGACCGCGCCCTGCTGCTGCTCGGCGTGCCCGGCACCGCCAAGACCTGGCTGTCCGAACACCTCGCCGCCGCCATCTCCGGCGACTCCACCCTGCTGGTCCAGGGCACCGCGGGCACCGCCGAGGAAGCGGTGCGCTACGGCTGGAACTACGCCCGCCTGCTCGCCGAGGGCCCCTCCGAGAAGGCCCTGGTGCCCAGCCCCGTCATGACCGCCATGGCCGAGGGCCGCCTGGCCCGCGTCGAGGAACTCACCCGCATCCCCTCCGACGTGCAGGACGCGCTGATCACCATCCTGTCGGAGAAGACCCTGCCGGTGCCCGAACTCGGCATCGAGGTGCAGGCCCAGCGCGGCTTCAACATCATCGCCACCGCCAACGACCGCGACCGCGGCGTCAACGACCTGTCCAGCGCGCTGCGCCGCCGCTTCAACACCGTCGTGCTGCCGGTCCCGCAGACCGCCGACGACGAGGTCGAGATCGTCACCCGCCGCGTCGCCCAGCTGGGCCGCAACCTCGACCTGCCCGAGGTGCCCGCCTCCCTCACCGAGATCCGCCGCGTCGTCACCGTCTTCCGGGAACTGCGCAACGGCATCACCGAGGA
This window encodes:
- a CDS encoding tyrosine-protein phosphatase, which codes for MTQTSETPAPPPPAFTTLLNFRDVGGVRTADGGRVRTGRLYRSASPQFLDAAEAHRLVHDLGIRTRVDLRGRTEAWEAPPPATVAAGIETAHLPLYAGRRMVDAAPTSSAAIAAHYLSYLEHAGDSLARMVRTLGDRPGLPALVHCAAGKDRTGAAVALVLAALGVDRDDVVADYARTSEHLGAIHAQLSGVPAYQQRLAAMPEEAFSAFPETMEVFLDRLAAEYGGARGYLRDRGVTAEELHRLAEALVE
- a CDS encoding MFS transporter, giving the protein MSSVTTDIPARLDRLPWARWHWLILAGLGSVWILDGLEVTIVGAIGSRITEPGSGLAITEAQVGLAASVYIVGACSGALFFGHLTEKYGRRRIFLATLGVYLVATVLTAFAPNVWWFYACRFFTGFGIGGEYAAINSAIDEMMPARLRGRIALMVNGSYWLGAAAGAAMAYPLLNPDLLPEDIGWRATFAIGGVLGLVILVVRRIVPESPRWLVIHGRTEEAERVVRGIESEVSSETHTDRLPSIDPRRVLTLHQRDTTTFRELAATMVRTYPRRTVLGLSLFTGQAFLYNAVFFTQALVLTVFFDVPSGLAPLFIIPLALGNFLGPVLLGPLFDSLGRKPMIAGTYIGSGLLLVGTGLLFQNGLLGAVTLTLCWCVVFFVASAGASSAYLTVSEIFPMETRPQAIALFYATGTALGGILGPGLFGALVGSGEVGQVAFGYYLGAGLMIAAGIVEIFIGVEAARRSLEDIAAPLSARGGQPLAPT
- a CDS encoding ferritin-like domain-containing protein is translated as MKLENPRDLFIHEMSSMYTGEKKIAEMLDEVSGKVDDDKLMQMLREHKQETQQQIKNLEQCFQAIGESPQDVPCAVVDAIHQEFRQFAGMNPSPQVLTMFALAGADKIEHFEIAAYRGLVNKAMLMGETTCMQLLETNLLQEEETAGKLERYANEMGRKALATA
- a CDS encoding DUF2267 domain-containing protein, whose product is MIAHQELIDRVAAREEVADSEEARRAVHAVVASLSPRLAPEARRDLRRELPKSLWEDLDRGQAASARASGDLAQQVSEELHCPPEHGLRLARAVVSELALASPVLGQEMAESLPEDLADWSRDPVGAQERADTRTAEEPGENRGS
- a CDS encoding DUF2267 domain-containing protein; protein product: MQHDTFIGQVQARARLDSRGSAETATRATLETLAERIPADLANDLAAQLPREISEHVLRITAQPGSEHGHRFGQDEFIARVKQRAHTDDPKAAHIARVVFEVLNEATTGRTMDKVRHSLPEDLRQLTLAGSTG
- a CDS encoding NADH:flavin oxidoreductase/NADH oxidase; amino-acid sequence: MSYLFEPIKLRDVLVPNRVWVSPMCQYSATDGVPNDWHLVHLGQFATGGAGLVMAEATAVVPEGRISPADTGLWNDEQAAAWRRITDFLRAQGAVPAVQLAHAGRKASTAVPWEGERSVPESEGGWPTVSSTAQPFGSLAAPRALRTEEVAALPERFAEAARRAEAAGFDVVELHFAHGYLAHQFYSPLVNDRTDAYGGGFDNRVRLLLEITGAVRRVWPSHRPLFARISATDWVEGGWTGDDSVRLARLLAERGVDLIDTSTGGAVPNAPIRVRPGYQVPFARQIRLEAEVPTGAVGLITAPEQAEEIVASGSADAVLLGRTLLRDPHWPLHAADRLRAGNLWPRPYERARLV
- a CDS encoding SWIM zinc finger family protein, coding for MSERWTTDDVWALAPDASSRRAATKIARPTSWPRLGWRAAEPGTDAPGGAAAVWGECKGSGAKPYQAAAHLVGPGAPAYRCSCPSRKFPCKHVLALLSLWAEGEAAEDAGPDWLDEWLAKRTAKAAAPTTPKKAGPPADPEAAARRARQREERVAEGLTEFQTWLTDQIGTGLVDSRRRGYQKWDTVAARLVDAQAGRLAERVRALSGVITAADWPDRLLTEYALLHLLCVGYRRRDELPAGLGAAVRARVGLPLPDPDETVRDHWYVLGRHDFDAGQRVRGRRIWLRGRDTGRTAALLSFAHGGRALDTPARVGTLLDADLALHPAENRAVVAARHAEQRVGAPPGGSVADALDDVSRALADDPWRDVWPVVLADAVVAHDDGWWIVDPSGDALPLLVDDAGWKLFSISGGRGLTAAGEWTPDGLRPLTVWDARGRAVPVA
- a CDS encoding DUF5691 domain-containing protein, which gives rise to MTDPDPWPDLVSTALVGTSRRAVPPTPGLPGASGGDPATALLDRAALAAVRRRAGQRPRRIAPPPPAPDETAPLIDGPALVRLQSILAGRHPEVLPEWLDLAAATGRRLPPEVLPALLDRARSNTQVRPVLARLGGARARWLAEHNPAWLFFLESADPEETVFDPEAWKTGTPALRRLHLAALRRTDPAAARDLLAQTWTHERADQRHALLATLETGLSEEDEPLLATALRDRTHRVRVLAAVLLMRLPGSDTGRRLAEQTARLLRVDDSGGTRRIVVDQPGDVDAEFTSLLDPGTKKKKEKDEQQTPAARVRPLLSQIPPATWIGRLGDTPRQVLDAVADPEVRSILANAAALHGDLDWARALLDSMTPAAFDLPEAECRMAGLLALLPRDEQHAWALRWESGRLHIPHRFGALLDALDFPWNRELSERMADRLLAEDQDPHRLYQVREHASRHLDPGLYERFAAEGAGNRRLTDLVNTLRFRHDMRKELT
- a CDS encoding ATP-binding protein produces the protein MTATPAVLRPHAEQAYAEELAALAKADDRPRPPGWKLSPWAVTQYVLGATLDDGTEITPKYVGARRIVEVAVATLATDRALLLLGVPGTAKTWLSEHLAAAISGDSTLLVQGTAGTAEEAVRYGWNYARLLAEGPSEKALVPSPVMTAMAEGRLARVEELTRIPSDVQDALITILSEKTLPVPELGIEVQAQRGFNIIATANDRDRGVNDLSSALRRRFNTVVLPVPQTADDEVEIVTRRVAQLGRNLDLPEVPASLTEIRRVVTVFRELRNGITEDGRTKVKSPSGTLSTAEAISVITNGIALAAHFGDGVLRPTDVAAGISGAVVQDPVSDGVVWREYLETVVREREDWDDFYAACREASH